A genome region from Arachis duranensis cultivar V14167 chromosome 6, aradu.V14167.gnm2.J7QH, whole genome shotgun sequence includes the following:
- the LOC110272961 gene encoding F-box protein SKIP23-like, protein MGGDDQWASIHQDILNQLTKRFHSYDEYLQLRLVCKQWNFNLSLIPSGNKVLWLLLPIPTVAAERSSKKAKIHVGTISKLTQRRTRILEEKEIYHLTMPELQNNLVRGSCHGWIIMVLIYEGTIRMLNPFTKVCFDLLPISTLPNVIDIHGDKCIIDLESTYGTLEMDTISMHKINVYKVITNSAPNNDRYNDFMAVVIYGGYRKLAFYKANDTRWIKFPTSHKMIVDVIFFQEKVYAVDFDHQLYEFHIKKKLEPVRRIYEGTPLYQHDTNIMQYSYLIGCDDGSLLMVVRHIRLTKHTEWWRYYKTIKFDIYKLNKNAKVWSRIYDLGTYVLVVGLNSSIQILASNCKGNKIYFTDGMVGLHPDDDIWRHDIGIFNLKDNSCRRVLSDVNFFCPPVWILS, encoded by the coding sequence ATGGGTGGAGATGATCAATGGGCAAGCATTCATCAAGATATATTGAACCAACTTACAAAGCGGTTCCATTCATACGATGAATACCTTCAACTTCGATTGGTTTGCAAGCAATGGAACTTCAATCTTTCACTGATCCCCAGTGGTAACAAAGTTTTATGGCTGTTATTACCTATTCCTACTGTTGCTGCTGAAAGATCTTCCAAAAAAGCTAAGATACATGTAGGCACCATCTCAAAATTAACTCAGAGACGAACCCGTATTCTTGAAGAGAAGGAGATTTACCATCTCACAATGCCAGAGCTGCAAAACAACCTTGTTCGTGGATCTTGTCATGGATGGATAATAATGGTGTTAATATATGAAGGTACCATACGAATGTTAAATCCATTTACAAAGGTTTGCTTTGATCTTCTTCCAATTTCAACTCTTCCCAATGTAATTGATATACATGGTGACAAATGTATTATTGATCTTGAGTCCACGTATGGCACTTTAGAGATGGACACGATTTCAATGCATAAAATCAATGTTTATAAGGTTATTACGAATTCAGCACCTAACAATGATCGTTACAATGATTTTATGGCCGTGGTCATATATGGGGGATATCGAAAATTGGCTTTTTACAAGGCCAATGATACGAGATGGATCAAGTTTCCAACAAGTCATAAGATGATTGTGGATGTCATATTTTTTCAAGAGAAGGTATATGCAGTGGACTTTGACCACCAATTATATGAATTTCATATCAAGAAAAAATTAGAGCCAGTGAGAAGAATTTACGAAGGCACACCTCTTTATCAGCATGACACCAATATTATGCAATATAgctatttgattggttgtgaTGATGGAAGTTTATTGATGGTCGTAAGACATATTCGTTTAACGAAGCACACAGAATGGTGGCGGTATTACAAGACTATCAAATTCGAtatttataaattgaataaaaatgcAAAAGTATGGTCAAGAATATATGATTTAGGGACTTACGTATTAGTAGTTGGACTCAATTCTTCAATTCAGATATTGGCAAGCAATTGCAAGGGAAATAAGATCTATTTTACTGATGGTATGGTTGGATTACACCCAGATGATGATATTTGGCGTCATGATATTGGCATATTCAATTTGAAAGATAATAGCTGTAGAAGAGTATTATcagatgttaattttttttgtcctcCTGTTTGGATATTATCCTAa